In Halanaeroarchaeum sp. HSR-CO, one DNA window encodes the following:
- a CDS encoding DUF5789 family protein: MEGEVKLNEVSAVLESLEYPVTKGEIEAEIADLTVLYADGEESLARVLERVNQSQFESAEALEAEILSNVSIGAVGEPGQSEGEG; the protein is encoded by the coding sequence ATGGAGGGGGAGGTCAAACTGAACGAAGTTTCCGCGGTACTCGAATCGCTTGAGTACCCGGTAACGAAGGGTGAGATCGAAGCAGAGATCGCCGACCTGACCGTGCTGTACGCGGACGGCGAGGAGTCGCTCGCGAGGGTCCTCGAACGGGTGAATCAATCACAGTTCGAATCTGCCGAAGCGCTCGAAGCCGAGATACTGTCGAACGTCTCGATCGGTGCCGTCGGGGAACCCGGGCAATCCGAAGGGGAAGGGTAA